A genomic window from Lotus japonicus ecotype B-129 chromosome 1, LjGifu_v1.2 includes:
- the LOC130727361 gene encoding ER membrane protein complex subunit 7 homolog — protein MASTKSLILFLLIQLCSSLLPFAFAQSPATGSTEGFTIYGRVRIPSLGSKDYILPGKVSNVKVILNSGERVTFLRPDGYFSFHNVPAGTHLIEVTAIGYFFSPVRVDVSARNPGKIQAALTETRRGLSEFVLEPLKPEHYYEIREPFSVMSIVKSPMGLMMGFMVIVVFLMPKLMENMDPEEMKRAQEEMRSQGVPSLASLLPGSARSN, from the exons ATGGCTTCCACCAAATCactcattctttttcttttgatccaATTATGTTCCTCACTTCTACCCTTCGCATTCGCTCAATCTCCTGCTACTGG GTCTACCGAAGGTTTCACCATCTATGGTCGAGTGAGGATCCCCA GTTTGGGATCAAAAGACTATATTCTTCCTGGTAAAGTTTCGAATGTCAAAGTCATACTCAATAGTGGTGAAAGAGTTACTTTTCTGAGGCCTGATGGATATTTCTCATT CCACAATGTGCCTGCTGGGACTCATCTAATTGAAGTGACTGCAATAGGCTACTTCTTTTCTCCG GTGCGAGTTGATGTTAGTGCCAGAAACCCTGGCAAAATTCAGGCAGCACTGACAGAAACTAGGAGGGGGCTCAGTGAGTTTGTTTTAGAGCCATTAAAGCCTGAACATTATTATGAG ATTAGGGAGCCATTCTCTGTTATGTCCATTGTGAAAAGTCCAATGGGTCTGATGATGGGATTTATGGTGATTGTTGTCTTCCTCATGCCTAAGTTAATGGAGAACATGG ATCCAGAAGAAATGAAGCGTGCACAAGAAGAAATGAGAAGTCAAGGAGTTCCATCTTTAGCAAGCCTGTTACCTGGTTCTGCAAGAAGCAACTAG
- the LOC130727358 gene encoding cysteine--tRNA ligase, chloroplastic/mitochondrial isoform X2 — protein MSVESPLMISVILVMLVFMSISIFFTGRYFKHLGFEVCYVRNFTDVDDKIIARSKELGEDPISLSRRFCEEFCQDMETLNCLPPSEQPKVSDHMPQIIDMIEKILNNGYAYIIDGDVYFDVKKFPEYGKLSSRNLEDNRAGERVAVDTRKKNPADFALWKSAKPGEPFWETPWGPGRPGWHIECSAMSATYLGYSFDIHGGGIDLVFPHHENEIAQSCAACKKSDISLWMHNGFVTIDSVKMSKSLGNFFTIRQVVDVYHPLALRYFLMGAHYRSPINYSHVQLESASDRVYYIYETLHECERFLNQQDRTVRKDNIPPDTLSIINKLHEVFLTSMSDDLHTPVVLAGLSDPLKSINDLLHTRKGKKQQFRIESLAALEKSIEDVLTVLGLKPSSYSEILEQLKEKALKRANITEDEVLKKIEGRDAARLQKEYAKSDAIRKDLANVGIALMDSPNGTTWRPSIPVPLQELLLAKSE, from the exons ATGTCTGTGGAGTCACCGCTTATGATTTCAGTCATATTGGTCATGCTCGTGTTTATGTCAATTTCGATCTTCTTTACAG GCAGATATTTTAAGCATTTGGGATTTGAAGTGTGTTATGTTCGCAATTTTACTGATGTAGATGACAAG ATAATTGCTAGATCAAAGGAGTTAGGAGAAGACCCAATCAGTTTGAGCAGGCGTTTTTGTGAAGAGTTCTGTCAAGACATGGAGACTCTTAATTGTTTGCCTCCTTCTGAGCAACCAAAAGTCTCAGACCACATGCCCCAAATCATTGATATGATTGAGAAG ATTCTTAATAATGGGTATGCCTACATCATTGATGGGGATGTATACtttgatgtaaaaaaattcCCAGAATATGGAAAATTATCCAGTCGAAATCTAGAAGATAATCGAGCTGGTGAGAGGGTTGCTGTTGacacaaggaagaaaaatcctGCTGATTTTGCTCTTTGGAAG TCTGCAAAGCCAGGAGAGCCATTTTGGGAGACTCCCTGGGGTCCTGGAAGACCTGGGTGGCATATTGAATGTAGTGCTATGAGTGCAACTTATCTTGGATACTCTTTTGACATCCACGGTGGAGGGATTGACCTTGTGTTTCCTCACCATGAAAATGAAATTGCTCAGAGTTGTGCTGCTTGTAAGAAAAGTGATATAAGCCTATGGATGCACAATGGTTTTGTCACCATTGACTCTGTGAAGATGTCTAAATCCCTGGGAAATTTTTTCACAATACGGCAG GTTGTAGATGTTTACCATCCTTTGGCTTTGAGATATTTTTTGATGGGCGCCCATTATAGATCTCCTATTAACTACTCTCATGTCCAGCTTGAAAGTGCTTCAGACCGTGTTTATTATATATACGAG ACATTACATGAATGTGAAAGGTTCCTCAATCAGCAAGATCGGACAGTTAGGAAGGATAACATCCCACCAGATACTTTgagtattattaataaattGCATGAAGTTTTTTTGACCTCAATGTCTGATGATCTTCACACTCCGGTTGTATTGGCGGGACTGTCTGACCCATTAAAATCAATTAATGACTTGCTGCATACTCGTAAG GGGAAAAAACAACAATTTCGAATAGAATCGCTTGCAGCTTTGGAGAAGAGCATCGAGGATGTCCTTACTGTTTTAGGGCTTAAGCCTTCAAGCTATTCTGAG ATATTGGAGCAACTTAAGGAAAAAGCTTTAAAGCGCGCAAACATAACCGAAGATGAAGTGTTGAAGAAAATTGAAGGACGGGATGCTGCTAGATTGCAAAAGGAGTATGCAAAATCAGATGCAATAAGGAAGGATTTGGCTAATGTTGGCATTGCTCTTATGGACAGTCCAAATGGCACAACTTGGAGGCCTTCCATTCCTGTTCCACTTCAAGAGTTGCTCTTAGCCAAATCAGAATAA
- the LOC130727358 gene encoding cysteine--tRNA ligase, chloroplastic/mitochondrial isoform X1: MGTLSLLKCYRPFSSMVLPHSAAIFRRNNLPSFRAVASSPPLTAEKNFDGESFHSKPEVWLHNTMSKRKELFKPKVESKVGMYVCGVTAYDFSHIGHARVYVNFDLLYRYFKHLGFEVCYVRNFTDVDDKIIARSKELGEDPISLSRRFCEEFCQDMETLNCLPPSEQPKVSDHMPQIIDMIEKILNNGYAYIIDGDVYFDVKKFPEYGKLSSRNLEDNRAGERVAVDTRKKNPADFALWKSAKPGEPFWETPWGPGRPGWHIECSAMSATYLGYSFDIHGGGIDLVFPHHENEIAQSCAACKKSDISLWMHNGFVTIDSVKMSKSLGNFFTIRQVVDVYHPLALRYFLMGAHYRSPINYSHVQLESASDRVYYIYETLHECERFLNQQDRTVRKDNIPPDTLSIINKLHEVFLTSMSDDLHTPVVLAGLSDPLKSINDLLHTRKGKKQQFRIESLAALEKSIEDVLTVLGLKPSSYSEILEQLKEKALKRANITEDEVLKKIEGRDAARLQKEYAKSDAIRKDLANVGIALMDSPNGTTWRPSIPVPLQELLLAKSE; this comes from the exons ATGGGAACTCTATCTCTTCTGAAATGCTACAGACCCTTCTCCTCTATGGTTCTCCCTCACTCAGCAGCCATCTTCAGGCGCAACAACTTACCTTCTTTTCGCGCCGTCGCATCCTCCCCGCCGTTGACGGCGGAGAAGAATTTCGACGGCGAGAGTTTCCATTCGAAGCCGGAGGTGTGGCTGCACAACACCATGAGTAAGAGGAAGGAGCTTTTCAAACCCAAAGTGGAATCCAAAGTCGGAATGTATGTCTGTGGAGTCACCGCTTATGATTTCAGTCATATTGGTCATGCTCGTGTTTATGTCAATTTCGATCTTCTTTACAG ATATTTTAAGCATTTGGGATTTGAAGTGTGTTATGTTCGCAATTTTACTGATGTAGATGACAAG ATAATTGCTAGATCAAAGGAGTTAGGAGAAGACCCAATCAGTTTGAGCAGGCGTTTTTGTGAAGAGTTCTGTCAAGACATGGAGACTCTTAATTGTTTGCCTCCTTCTGAGCAACCAAAAGTCTCAGACCACATGCCCCAAATCATTGATATGATTGAGAAG ATTCTTAATAATGGGTATGCCTACATCATTGATGGGGATGTATACtttgatgtaaaaaaattcCCAGAATATGGAAAATTATCCAGTCGAAATCTAGAAGATAATCGAGCTGGTGAGAGGGTTGCTGTTGacacaaggaagaaaaatcctGCTGATTTTGCTCTTTGGAAG TCTGCAAAGCCAGGAGAGCCATTTTGGGAGACTCCCTGGGGTCCTGGAAGACCTGGGTGGCATATTGAATGTAGTGCTATGAGTGCAACTTATCTTGGATACTCTTTTGACATCCACGGTGGAGGGATTGACCTTGTGTTTCCTCACCATGAAAATGAAATTGCTCAGAGTTGTGCTGCTTGTAAGAAAAGTGATATAAGCCTATGGATGCACAATGGTTTTGTCACCATTGACTCTGTGAAGATGTCTAAATCCCTGGGAAATTTTTTCACAATACGGCAG GTTGTAGATGTTTACCATCCTTTGGCTTTGAGATATTTTTTGATGGGCGCCCATTATAGATCTCCTATTAACTACTCTCATGTCCAGCTTGAAAGTGCTTCAGACCGTGTTTATTATATATACGAG ACATTACATGAATGTGAAAGGTTCCTCAATCAGCAAGATCGGACAGTTAGGAAGGATAACATCCCACCAGATACTTTgagtattattaataaattGCATGAAGTTTTTTTGACCTCAATGTCTGATGATCTTCACACTCCGGTTGTATTGGCGGGACTGTCTGACCCATTAAAATCAATTAATGACTTGCTGCATACTCGTAAG GGGAAAAAACAACAATTTCGAATAGAATCGCTTGCAGCTTTGGAGAAGAGCATCGAGGATGTCCTTACTGTTTTAGGGCTTAAGCCTTCAAGCTATTCTGAG ATATTGGAGCAACTTAAGGAAAAAGCTTTAAAGCGCGCAAACATAACCGAAGATGAAGTGTTGAAGAAAATTGAAGGACGGGATGCTGCTAGATTGCAAAAGGAGTATGCAAAATCAGATGCAATAAGGAAGGATTTGGCTAATGTTGGCATTGCTCTTATGGACAGTCCAAATGGCACAACTTGGAGGCCTTCCATTCCTGTTCCACTTCAAGAGTTGCTCTTAGCCAAATCAGAATAA
- the LOC130727358 gene encoding cysteine--tRNA ligase, chloroplastic/mitochondrial isoform X3 gives METLNCLPPSEQPKVSDHMPQIIDMIEKILNNGYAYIIDGDVYFDVKKFPEYGKLSSRNLEDNRAGERVAVDTRKKNPADFALWKSAKPGEPFWETPWGPGRPGWHIECSAMSATYLGYSFDIHGGGIDLVFPHHENEIAQSCAACKKSDISLWMHNGFVTIDSVKMSKSLGNFFTIRQVVDVYHPLALRYFLMGAHYRSPINYSHVQLESASDRVYYIYETLHECERFLNQQDRTVRKDNIPPDTLSIINKLHEVFLTSMSDDLHTPVVLAGLSDPLKSINDLLHTRKGKKQQFRIESLAALEKSIEDVLTVLGLKPSSYSEILEQLKEKALKRANITEDEVLKKIEGRDAARLQKEYAKSDAIRKDLANVGIALMDSPNGTTWRPSIPVPLQELLLAKSE, from the exons ATGGAGACTCTTAATTGTTTGCCTCCTTCTGAGCAACCAAAAGTCTCAGACCACATGCCCCAAATCATTGATATGATTGAGAAG ATTCTTAATAATGGGTATGCCTACATCATTGATGGGGATGTATACtttgatgtaaaaaaattcCCAGAATATGGAAAATTATCCAGTCGAAATCTAGAAGATAATCGAGCTGGTGAGAGGGTTGCTGTTGacacaaggaagaaaaatcctGCTGATTTTGCTCTTTGGAAG TCTGCAAAGCCAGGAGAGCCATTTTGGGAGACTCCCTGGGGTCCTGGAAGACCTGGGTGGCATATTGAATGTAGTGCTATGAGTGCAACTTATCTTGGATACTCTTTTGACATCCACGGTGGAGGGATTGACCTTGTGTTTCCTCACCATGAAAATGAAATTGCTCAGAGTTGTGCTGCTTGTAAGAAAAGTGATATAAGCCTATGGATGCACAATGGTTTTGTCACCATTGACTCTGTGAAGATGTCTAAATCCCTGGGAAATTTTTTCACAATACGGCAG GTTGTAGATGTTTACCATCCTTTGGCTTTGAGATATTTTTTGATGGGCGCCCATTATAGATCTCCTATTAACTACTCTCATGTCCAGCTTGAAAGTGCTTCAGACCGTGTTTATTATATATACGAG ACATTACATGAATGTGAAAGGTTCCTCAATCAGCAAGATCGGACAGTTAGGAAGGATAACATCCCACCAGATACTTTgagtattattaataaattGCATGAAGTTTTTTTGACCTCAATGTCTGATGATCTTCACACTCCGGTTGTATTGGCGGGACTGTCTGACCCATTAAAATCAATTAATGACTTGCTGCATACTCGTAAG GGGAAAAAACAACAATTTCGAATAGAATCGCTTGCAGCTTTGGAGAAGAGCATCGAGGATGTCCTTACTGTTTTAGGGCTTAAGCCTTCAAGCTATTCTGAG ATATTGGAGCAACTTAAGGAAAAAGCTTTAAAGCGCGCAAACATAACCGAAGATGAAGTGTTGAAGAAAATTGAAGGACGGGATGCTGCTAGATTGCAAAAGGAGTATGCAAAATCAGATGCAATAAGGAAGGATTTGGCTAATGTTGGCATTGCTCTTATGGACAGTCCAAATGGCACAACTTGGAGGCCTTCCATTCCTGTTCCACTTCAAGAGTTGCTCTTAGCCAAATCAGAATAA